A window of the Vibrio ostreae genome harbors these coding sequences:
- a CDS encoding alpha/beta fold hydrolase, translating into MASTYTQESNFEYAIHHPVADLWQTRNEGYYRSFDNTRLFWCSLTDPAHDKVIVVVNGRIESAWKYQELFYDLFQQGYDIYAYDHRGQGLSDRLIEEREMGFVGEFDDYVQDLSGLVAMWDLRRYQQRFLLGHSMGGAVVTRYVQTHPHHDFSAMALSAPMFGVSMPWQLRPVAMPLTQFMTALYRKPTYAPGYSAYYAKPFEINPLTQSEVRYRWFRELYEQKPELKLGGPSTRWVWQGLMAAKQCIQLTRQIRIPTLVLQAEADTIVSNAAQVRFITKLARTNPASSIEVIAGARHEVLFERDPYRNQALDAMLAHFAKAEQTHAG; encoded by the coding sequence ATGGCCTCAACCTATACGCAAGAGTCAAACTTTGAGTATGCAATCCACCACCCTGTCGCTGATTTATGGCAAACACGCAATGAAGGTTACTACCGCTCGTTTGATAACACCCGACTCTTCTGGTGTTCACTGACCGATCCCGCACACGATAAAGTGATTGTCGTCGTAAATGGACGTATCGAGTCAGCCTGGAAGTATCAGGAGCTGTTTTATGATCTGTTTCAGCAGGGTTACGACATTTATGCCTATGACCATCGTGGCCAGGGGCTGTCGGACCGCCTGATTGAAGAGCGGGAAATGGGCTTTGTCGGCGAGTTTGATGACTATGTGCAGGATTTGTCCGGATTAGTGGCCATGTGGGATCTGCGCCGTTACCAGCAGCGTTTTCTGTTGGGGCATTCAATGGGGGGCGCCGTGGTTACCCGCTACGTCCAGACGCATCCCCATCATGATTTCAGTGCCATGGCACTGAGTGCTCCGATGTTTGGTGTCAGCATGCCGTGGCAACTGCGCCCGGTCGCCATGCCGCTGACCCAGTTCATGACCGCTCTCTACCGTAAGCCGACTTATGCGCCGGGCTACAGCGCCTACTATGCGAAACCTTTTGAAATCAACCCGCTGACCCAAAGTGAGGTACGCTATCGCTGGTTTCGCGAGCTGTACGAACAAAAACCCGAACTTAAGCTGGGCGGCCCGAGCACACGCTGGGTGTGGCAGGGTCTGATGGCCGCCAAACAGTGTATCCAGCTGACGCGGCAGATCCGCATCCCGACCTTAGTACTGCAAGCCGAAGCAGACACGATTGTCAGCAATGCAGCCCAGGTCCGTTTTATCACCAAACTGGCGCGCACCAATCCGGCCAGCAGCATTGAGGTCATCGCCGGAGCCCGGCATGAAGTGCTGTTTGAACGAGACCCGTATCGCAATCAGGCTCTCGATGCCATGCTGGCTCATTTCGCCAAAGCCGAACAGACACACGCTGGTTAG
- a CDS encoding metalloregulator ArsR/SmtB family transcription factor: MLPHQFFKLLADETRLRCLLLIARERRLCVCELTYALQESQPKISRHLAQLRQSGVLLDERQGQWVFYRLSPALPAWLQTVIDGLQQADNLQQQYVRDSERLQDMAERPCC; the protein is encoded by the coding sequence ATGCTACCGCACCAATTTTTTAAACTGCTGGCCGATGAGACCCGTCTGCGCTGCCTGTTGCTGATCGCACGTGAGCGGCGCTTGTGCGTCTGTGAACTGACTTATGCGCTGCAGGAAAGTCAGCCTAAAATTTCCCGCCACCTGGCTCAGTTGCGGCAAAGTGGGGTTCTGCTGGATGAACGTCAGGGACAATGGGTGTTTTACCGTTTGTCACCGGCGCTGCCAGCCTGGTTGCAGACAGTGATTGACGGTTTGCAGCAGGCCGACAATCTGCAGCAGCAATATGTACGAGACAGTGAACGGCTGCAGGATATGGCGGAGCGTCCTTGCTGTTAA
- a CDS encoding EVE domain-containing protein — MAYWLFKTEPDTFSIDTLRTQKVSCWDGVRNYQARNMLRDEVKIGDLVLIYHSSCKNVGVVGIARVVREAYPDHFAFDPESDGFDPKSSPDNPRWVMVDIEFVRKTERLISLAVLKAMPELSELPLVKRGNRLSVMPVSESEWQAILTKEAWPK; from the coding sequence ATGGCATACTGGCTATTCAAAACAGAACCAGACACTTTTTCTATTGACACTCTGCGGACACAAAAGGTTTCCTGCTGGGACGGTGTGCGCAATTACCAGGCACGGAATATGTTGCGTGATGAGGTTAAAATCGGTGATTTGGTGCTGATTTATCATTCATCGTGTAAGAATGTCGGCGTGGTCGGGATAGCCAGAGTGGTGCGTGAAGCGTATCCGGACCATTTTGCATTTGACCCGGAGAGTGACGGTTTTGACCCCAAATCTTCACCAGATAACCCGCGCTGGGTGATGGTGGATATTGAGTTTGTGCGTAAAACCGAGCGCCTTATCTCACTGGCCGTGCTTAAGGCGATGCCTGAACTGAGCGAATTACCGCTGGTTAAGCGTGGTAATCGCTTATCGGTGATGCCGGTCAGTGAGTCTGAGTGGCAGGCGATTTTAACCAAAGAGGCCTGGCCCAAATAG
- a CDS encoding Cof-type HAD-IIB family hydrolase, translating into MTTERNPSPFRIVASDLDGTLLAPNHQLSPFSKQTLQQLHQQGYTFIFATGRHHIDVAGIREIAGIPAYMITSNGARVHDQDNREMYSKNVPPHRVQAIIDLVKNEPGLYIHLYRNDDWLLSRENELLRQFHEESGFASQQFDADNAPTDGIAKIFFTHEERDHELLTRFETLINQQFGDELNVAFSTPWCLEVMSAGVSKGHALQAVAESLGLTLDHCIAFGDGMNDAEMLAMAGKGLVMGTAHEKVFRALPDNEVIGSHADDAVAHYLQQHLL; encoded by the coding sequence ATGACTACTGAACGTAATCCATCCCCGTTTCGCATCGTCGCTTCCGATCTGGATGGCACGCTGCTGGCGCCGAACCACCAGCTGAGCCCGTTTTCCAAGCAGACCCTGCAACAGCTTCATCAGCAAGGCTACACGTTCATTTTTGCCACTGGTCGTCACCACATTGATGTCGCTGGAATCCGCGAGATCGCCGGTATCCCGGCCTACATGATTACTTCGAACGGTGCCCGGGTTCACGACCAGGACAACCGTGAAATGTACAGCAAGAATGTCCCGCCGCACCGGGTGCAGGCGATCATCGACCTGGTGAAAAACGAGCCGGGACTGTATATCCACCTGTACCGCAACGATGACTGGCTGCTGAGTCGTGAGAATGAACTGCTGCGTCAGTTCCACGAAGAATCGGGCTTTGCGTCGCAACAGTTTGATGCCGATAACGCACCGACCGACGGCATTGCCAAAATCTTCTTCACCCATGAAGAACGCGATCATGAACTGCTGACTCGATTCGAAACACTCATCAATCAGCAATTTGGTGATGAGCTCAATGTGGCTTTTTCAACGCCTTGGTGTCTGGAAGTGATGTCTGCCGGTGTGTCTAAGGGCCATGCACTGCAGGCAGTGGCTGAATCTCTGGGGCTGACCCTGGACCACTGCATCGCATTCGGCGACGGTATGAATGATGCCGAAATGCTGGCCATGGCAGGCAAAGGTCTGGTGATGGGTACGGCGCATGAAAAAGTCTTCCGCGCTCTGCCTGACAATGAAGTGATTGGCAGCCATGCCGATGATGCCGTGGCGCACTACCTGCAGCAGCATCTGCTGTAA
- a CDS encoding phosphatase domain-containing putative toxin, whose amino-acid sequence MTHPIWELAVEKAALVLMPCPGTRQVTLLDSLKQLKQSGVTVIVSAITREEMTAKQVESLGQTAQGLGLGWIHLPIEDNSVPSALFTEHWPTVSVQLRAALKRGNKVALHCMGGSGRTGLLAAHVLLDCGWPLTQCISDIQALRPAAFSSAQQRAYIEQVATSR is encoded by the coding sequence ATGACCCATCCAATCTGGGAGCTGGCGGTGGAAAAGGCGGCGTTGGTGCTGATGCCGTGTCCGGGCACCCGGCAGGTCACCTTATTAGATAGCCTGAAACAGCTTAAACAAAGTGGTGTGACCGTGATCGTCAGTGCGATAACCCGTGAAGAAATGACCGCAAAACAGGTCGAATCGCTGGGTCAGACCGCGCAGGGTTTAGGGCTGGGCTGGATTCACTTGCCGATTGAAGACAACAGTGTGCCCAGCGCGTTGTTTACTGAACATTGGCCGACGGTGAGCGTGCAGCTGCGTGCTGCACTCAAACGAGGCAATAAAGTGGCGTTGCACTGTATGGGAGGCTCCGGCCGCACCGGACTGCTGGCGGCGCATGTCTTACTCGATTGTGGTTGGCCGCTGACACAGTGTATCAGTGACATTCAGGCGCTACGCCCCGCTGCCTTTTCAAGTGCACAGCAGCGAGCGTACATTGAGCAGGTGGCGACAAGTCGTTAA